From Asterias amurensis chromosome 3, ASM3211899v1, a single genomic window includes:
- the LOC139934960 gene encoding uncharacterized protein isoform X2 — protein sequence MITVLRLAEQLMSVEYRRILPSRLTSTSDQLLQPPTPKTTPPLSTLFESQDEKAWCLQCESSVDVIDRSIEPNQSYTSIVYKLHSPYQDASISTLSHDLEDSILTSQIASSRNHVCDGIKIIPRDNLQLSPTPLLDRGNSAVSPSSPQESTSNQEGLLNEHEIAKEVLQRLKATKASFDRISDGIQSGELWQQELQRATGQSMPKSMQYQVSNHAGQTSSTPQVTQTLQPVCNHAGHTYSIPPATPTLQPVCNHAGHTYSTPPATPTLQPVCNHAGHTYSIPPATPTLQPVWNHAGHTYSTPPATPTLQPVCNHAGQTYSIPPAKPTLQSVCNHAEHTYSIPPATPTLQPVCNYAGHTYSTPPATPTLQPVCNHAGQTYSTPPATPTPQPVCNHAGQTYSIPPATPTLQPVCNYAGHTYSIPPATPTLQPVCNHAGHTYSIPPATPTLQPVCNYAGHTYSTPPATPTLQPVCNHAGQTYSIPPAKPTLQSVCNHARQTYSIPPAKPTLQSVCNHARQTYSIPPVSLTLQPVLITSSPDQQGKVQPRRTVNGVMQRFSSIMAKLHSIRKQMAGSKTPSEIKAKNQKKESLRTAVAQSATAPGPSPNLPPKPSVIPILLENELEDVLSQGYPVCLGSGAHGEVHLKRKIVDGTLVAVKRLKDVQDPIKANQEMVTEIRTMMAVQHSTEFSRVLGIIDQQSFGVEFVGDPVSKTSTDLHTVLTNPPANLKTMDWIQICLDLSRGLLALHDAGWSHNDLHSGNVIIWRDVHRSHKWSAKIIDLGLATRLDPPPPLFTYDKSWCYDNCPQMPPEIIEGVCHHSIRTDVYSLGHLFNIITDKKAELSFINDIGETCLGLSQSRPSLQSIIQDVERFQSETLKKIAQNNAAKGRAAKKLKVK from the exons ATGATTACAGTTCTACGATTAGCCGAGCAGCTAATGTCGGTGGAGTACCG CCGAATATTACCATCGCGGTTGACTTCTACTTCCGATCAGCTGTTACAGCCTCCCACCCCAAAGACCACGCCCCCactttcaactttgtttgaaagtCAAGATGAAAAGGCTTGGTGCCTGCAGTGTGAGTCAAGTGTCGATGTGATAGACAG ATCGATTGAACCCAATCAATCATACACCTCCATTGTATACAAGCTGCACTCTCCGTACCAAGATGCCAGCATTTCTACACTGTCTCATGACCTTGAGGATAGCATCCTTACCAGCCAAATCGCATCATCAAGGAATCATGTTTGTGATGGGATCAAGATAATCCCAAGAGATAATCTGCAGCTTTCTCCAACACCTCTGCTTGATCGAGGAAACTCAGCCGTATCCCCATCATCTCCTCAGGAATCGACTTCCAACCAAGAG ggatTGTTGAACGAACATGAGATCGCCAAGGAAGTCTTGCAAAGACTTAAAGCTACAAAGGCCTCTTTTGACAGAATCAG TGATGGAATTCAATCGGGAGAACTTTGGCAACAGGAACTACAACGTGCTACCGGTCAGTCAATGCCCAAATCAATGCAGTACCAAGTCTCTAACCATGCAGGGCAGACATCGTCTACCCCACAAGTCACACAAACTCTACAGCCTGTCTGCAACCATGCAGGGCACACATATTCTATCCCACCAGCCACACCAACTCTGCAGCCGGTCTGCAACCATGCAGGGCACACATATTCTACCCCACCAGCCACACCAACTCTGCAGCCGGTCTGCAACCATGCAGGACACACATATTCTATCCCACCAGCCACACCAACTCTGCAGCCGGTATGGAACCATGCAGGGCACACATATTCTACCCCACCAGCCACACCAACTCTGCAGCCGGTCTGCAACCATGCAGGACAGACATATTCTATCCCACCAGCCAAACCAACTCTGCAGTCGGTCTGCAACCATGCAGAACACACATATTCTATCCCACCAGCCACACCAACTCTGCAGCCGGTCTGCAACTATGCAGGGCACACATATTCTACCCCACCAGCCACACCAACTCTGCAGCCGGTCTGCAACCATGCAGGACAGACATATTCTACCCCACCAGCCACACCAACTCCGCAGCCGGTCTGCAACCATGCAGGACAGACATATTCTATCCCACCAGCCACACCAACTCTGCAGCCGGTCTGCAACTATGCAGGGCACACATATTCTATCCCACCAGCCACACCAACTCTGCAGCCGGTCTGCAACCATGCAGGGCACACATATTCTATCCCACCAGCCACACCAACTCTGCAGCCGGTCTGCAACTATGCAGGGCACACATATTCTACCCCACCAGCCACACCAACTCTGCAGCCGGTCTGCAACCATGCAGGACAGACATATTCTATCCCACCAGCCAAACCAACTCTGCAGTCGGTCTGCAACCATGCAAGGCAGACATATTCTATCCCACCAGCCAAACCAACTCTGCAGTCGGTCTGCAACCATGCAAGGCAGACATATTCTATCCCACCAGTCTCACTAACTCTGCAGCCGGTCTTGATAACTTCATCTCCAGATCAACAG GGAAAAGTTCAGCCACGGAGAACAGTCAATGGAGTTATGCAGAGGTTTAGCTCCATAATGGCAAAGCTCCACAGTATAAG GAAACAGATGGCTGGCTCAAAGACCCCATCAGAAATCAAAGCAAAGAACCAAAAGAAAGAGTCATTAAGAACAGCAGTTGCTCAGTCAGCAACAGCCCCCGGTCCTTCCCCAAACTTGCCTCCCAAACCTTCAGTTATTCCAATCCTTCTGGAGAATGAACTAGAAGACGTCTTGAGTCAAGGCTACCCAGTCTGTCTCGGCAGTGGGGCGCATGGAGAGGTCCATCTCAAGAGAAAGATTGTAGATGGTACTCTGGTAGCAGTCAAGAGACTGAAAGATGTTCAGGATCCCATAAAAGCAAATCAAGAAATGGTCACAGAGATCAGAACCATGATGGCTGTGCAACATTCCACCGAATTCAGTCGAGTTTTAGGCATCATTGATCAACAATCATTCGGTGTTGAGTTTGTTGGAGACCCAGTATCTAAGACATCCACAGATCTTCACACTGTATTAACAAATCCTCCTGcaaacttaaagacaatggactgGATTCAAATATGTCTTGATCTATCAAGGGGACTTCTTGCATTACATGATGCTGGCTGGTCTCACAATGACCTCCATAGCGGTAATGTTATAATATGGCGCGATGTTCACAGGAGTCACAAATGGTCGGCCAAAATTATAGATCTTGGACTGGCTACACGGCTAGATCCTCCCCCTCCTTTATTCACATATGACAAGTCATGGTGCTATGATAACTGTCCACAAATGCCTCCAGAAATCATAGAGGGCGTTTGTCATCATAGCATCCGAACCGACGTCTACAGTTTGGgacatttgtttaatattataaCAGATAAGAAAGCAGAGTTGTCTTTCATCAATGACATTGGTGAAACTTGTCTAGGGTTGAGTCAGAGTCGGCCATCGCTGCAATCCATTATTCAGGATGTAGAAAGATTTCAGTCTGAGACTTTGAAAAAGATTGCTCAGAATAATGCCGCTAAAGGGCGAGCTGCAAAAAAACTCAAAGTTAAATAA
- the LOC139934960 gene encoding uncharacterized protein isoform X1, with translation MITVLRLAEQLMSVEYRLILTYFVNSRILPSRLTSTSDQLLQPPTPKTTPPLSTLFESQDEKAWCLQCESSVDVIDRSIEPNQSYTSIVYKLHSPYQDASISTLSHDLEDSILTSQIASSRNHVCDGIKIIPRDNLQLSPTPLLDRGNSAVSPSSPQESTSNQEGLLNEHEIAKEVLQRLKATKASFDRISDGIQSGELWQQELQRATGQSMPKSMQYQVSNHAGQTSSTPQVTQTLQPVCNHAGHTYSIPPATPTLQPVCNHAGHTYSTPPATPTLQPVCNHAGHTYSIPPATPTLQPVWNHAGHTYSTPPATPTLQPVCNHAGQTYSIPPAKPTLQSVCNHAEHTYSIPPATPTLQPVCNYAGHTYSTPPATPTLQPVCNHAGQTYSTPPATPTPQPVCNHAGQTYSIPPATPTLQPVCNYAGHTYSIPPATPTLQPVCNHAGHTYSIPPATPTLQPVCNYAGHTYSTPPATPTLQPVCNHAGQTYSIPPAKPTLQSVCNHARQTYSIPPAKPTLQSVCNHARQTYSIPPVSLTLQPVLITSSPDQQGKVQPRRTVNGVMQRFSSIMAKLHSIRKQMAGSKTPSEIKAKNQKKESLRTAVAQSATAPGPSPNLPPKPSVIPILLENELEDVLSQGYPVCLGSGAHGEVHLKRKIVDGTLVAVKRLKDVQDPIKANQEMVTEIRTMMAVQHSTEFSRVLGIIDQQSFGVEFVGDPVSKTSTDLHTVLTNPPANLKTMDWIQICLDLSRGLLALHDAGWSHNDLHSGNVIIWRDVHRSHKWSAKIIDLGLATRLDPPPPLFTYDKSWCYDNCPQMPPEIIEGVCHHSIRTDVYSLGHLFNIITDKKAELSFINDIGETCLGLSQSRPSLQSIIQDVERFQSETLKKIAQNNAAKGRAAKKLKVK, from the exons ATGATTACAGTTCTACGATTAGCCGAGCAGCTAATGTCGGTGGAGTACCG ATTGATATTGACCTACTTTGTTAACAGCCGAATATTACCATCGCGGTTGACTTCTACTTCCGATCAGCTGTTACAGCCTCCCACCCCAAAGACCACGCCCCCactttcaactttgtttgaaagtCAAGATGAAAAGGCTTGGTGCCTGCAGTGTGAGTCAAGTGTCGATGTGATAGACAG ATCGATTGAACCCAATCAATCATACACCTCCATTGTATACAAGCTGCACTCTCCGTACCAAGATGCCAGCATTTCTACACTGTCTCATGACCTTGAGGATAGCATCCTTACCAGCCAAATCGCATCATCAAGGAATCATGTTTGTGATGGGATCAAGATAATCCCAAGAGATAATCTGCAGCTTTCTCCAACACCTCTGCTTGATCGAGGAAACTCAGCCGTATCCCCATCATCTCCTCAGGAATCGACTTCCAACCAAGAG ggatTGTTGAACGAACATGAGATCGCCAAGGAAGTCTTGCAAAGACTTAAAGCTACAAAGGCCTCTTTTGACAGAATCAG TGATGGAATTCAATCGGGAGAACTTTGGCAACAGGAACTACAACGTGCTACCGGTCAGTCAATGCCCAAATCAATGCAGTACCAAGTCTCTAACCATGCAGGGCAGACATCGTCTACCCCACAAGTCACACAAACTCTACAGCCTGTCTGCAACCATGCAGGGCACACATATTCTATCCCACCAGCCACACCAACTCTGCAGCCGGTCTGCAACCATGCAGGGCACACATATTCTACCCCACCAGCCACACCAACTCTGCAGCCGGTCTGCAACCATGCAGGACACACATATTCTATCCCACCAGCCACACCAACTCTGCAGCCGGTATGGAACCATGCAGGGCACACATATTCTACCCCACCAGCCACACCAACTCTGCAGCCGGTCTGCAACCATGCAGGACAGACATATTCTATCCCACCAGCCAAACCAACTCTGCAGTCGGTCTGCAACCATGCAGAACACACATATTCTATCCCACCAGCCACACCAACTCTGCAGCCGGTCTGCAACTATGCAGGGCACACATATTCTACCCCACCAGCCACACCAACTCTGCAGCCGGTCTGCAACCATGCAGGACAGACATATTCTACCCCACCAGCCACACCAACTCCGCAGCCGGTCTGCAACCATGCAGGACAGACATATTCTATCCCACCAGCCACACCAACTCTGCAGCCGGTCTGCAACTATGCAGGGCACACATATTCTATCCCACCAGCCACACCAACTCTGCAGCCGGTCTGCAACCATGCAGGGCACACATATTCTATCCCACCAGCCACACCAACTCTGCAGCCGGTCTGCAACTATGCAGGGCACACATATTCTACCCCACCAGCCACACCAACTCTGCAGCCGGTCTGCAACCATGCAGGACAGACATATTCTATCCCACCAGCCAAACCAACTCTGCAGTCGGTCTGCAACCATGCAAGGCAGACATATTCTATCCCACCAGCCAAACCAACTCTGCAGTCGGTCTGCAACCATGCAAGGCAGACATATTCTATCCCACCAGTCTCACTAACTCTGCAGCCGGTCTTGATAACTTCATCTCCAGATCAACAG GGAAAAGTTCAGCCACGGAGAACAGTCAATGGAGTTATGCAGAGGTTTAGCTCCATAATGGCAAAGCTCCACAGTATAAG GAAACAGATGGCTGGCTCAAAGACCCCATCAGAAATCAAAGCAAAGAACCAAAAGAAAGAGTCATTAAGAACAGCAGTTGCTCAGTCAGCAACAGCCCCCGGTCCTTCCCCAAACTTGCCTCCCAAACCTTCAGTTATTCCAATCCTTCTGGAGAATGAACTAGAAGACGTCTTGAGTCAAGGCTACCCAGTCTGTCTCGGCAGTGGGGCGCATGGAGAGGTCCATCTCAAGAGAAAGATTGTAGATGGTACTCTGGTAGCAGTCAAGAGACTGAAAGATGTTCAGGATCCCATAAAAGCAAATCAAGAAATGGTCACAGAGATCAGAACCATGATGGCTGTGCAACATTCCACCGAATTCAGTCGAGTTTTAGGCATCATTGATCAACAATCATTCGGTGTTGAGTTTGTTGGAGACCCAGTATCTAAGACATCCACAGATCTTCACACTGTATTAACAAATCCTCCTGcaaacttaaagacaatggactgGATTCAAATATGTCTTGATCTATCAAGGGGACTTCTTGCATTACATGATGCTGGCTGGTCTCACAATGACCTCCATAGCGGTAATGTTATAATATGGCGCGATGTTCACAGGAGTCACAAATGGTCGGCCAAAATTATAGATCTTGGACTGGCTACACGGCTAGATCCTCCCCCTCCTTTATTCACATATGACAAGTCATGGTGCTATGATAACTGTCCACAAATGCCTCCAGAAATCATAGAGGGCGTTTGTCATCATAGCATCCGAACCGACGTCTACAGTTTGGgacatttgtttaatattataaCAGATAAGAAAGCAGAGTTGTCTTTCATCAATGACATTGGTGAAACTTGTCTAGGGTTGAGTCAGAGTCGGCCATCGCTGCAATCCATTATTCAGGATGTAGAAAGATTTCAGTCTGAGACTTTGAAAAAGATTGCTCAGAATAATGCCGCTAAAGGGCGAGCTGCAAAAAAACTCAAAGTTAAATAA
- the LOC139934557 gene encoding uncharacterized protein, producing MKMFCLIMLLIMTCLSSGDAKHCKDATIASSRSLYFSGVANRILHGYGYRNLTGISAISCGNLCMSDTRCMSINYYEREKLCELNGATASQHPGAVTEMTGSYYGPEEPIVFCQLHMKGVGSEDIQSQTNPAYPYHSMASSGCEAAGYHLCQPWEIQQAFLAGYRYDSPDADTGFWYAVPLALTTLTTNGVLYQDLPAPTVSTETFAVSDRNGMIESCASLQAHLCTLVELKEAFLRGYRQPFENVGMWFELPNTTSAHMKAQGCGLPTASCYDGVVSVSTTQTEATRVFCCPEWSAVDSLSLCCPGLVSLRDPIVTQERHAKEDRAGMESACSALGAHICTLAELKEAYLSGYRQPEGGWWYYSVSNREAQLFATGCGYYSYDECYEGIVANTPRPSDTARVFCCPSTSATSQMCSK from the exons ATGAAGATGTTTTGCCTCATCATGTTATTGATCATGACCTGCCTTTCCTCCGGTGATGCTAAGCATTGCAAAGACGCAACCATCGCCTCCTCTCGAAGTCTGTACTTCAGTGGCGTGGCCAATCGGATCTTACACGGATATGGATACCGTAACTTGACGGGCATTTCGGCAATCAGCTGTGGCAATTTGTGCATGTCTGATACACGGTGTATGTCTATCAACTACTATGAGCGGGAAAAGCTGTGTGAGCTGAACGGGGCTACAGCGTCGCAACACCCGGGCGCTGTGACTGAGATGACTGGTAGCTACTACGGGCCGGAAGAg CCAATTGTCTTCTGCCAGCTTCATATGAAAGGGGTAGGATCGGAAG ATATTCAAAGTCAAACAAACCCTGCATACCCTTACCACTCTATGGCTTCTTCTGGATGCGAGGCAGCCGGCTACCACCTCTGCCAACCGTGGGAGATTCAGCAGGCATTCTTGGCGGGCTACCGGTACGACTCGCCTGACGCTGACACAGGCTTCTGGTACGCCGTGCCCCTAGCTCTGACCACGTTGACTACCAACGGGGTCCTGTATCAAGACCTACCAGCTCCGACTGTCTCAACTGAAACTTTCGCGGTCTCTGACCGTAATGGCATGATAGAATCTTGCGCTTCACTACAAGCTCACCTCTGCACCTTGGTCGAGCTGAAAGAGGCATTCTTAAGAGGATATCGTCAACCCTTTGAAAACGTCGGGATGTGGTTCGAGTTGCCCAACACCACCAGCGCTCACATGAAAGCACAAGGTTGTGGATTGCCGACTGCAAGTTGCTACGATGGTGTTGTGTCTGTATCTACTACCCAAACGGAAGCAACTCGTGTATTTTGCTGTCCGGAATGGAGTGCTGTGGATTCCCTTTCACTCTGCTGCCCCGGGCTGGTGAGCCTTCGAGACCCCATCGTCACCCAAGAGCGGCACGCTAAGGAAGACCGTGCGGGGATGGAGAGTGCCTGCTCTGCTCTAGGGGCTCACATCTGCACCCTAGCCGAGCTGAAAGAGGCTTACTTGAGTGGTTACCGCCAACCGGAGGGTGGTTGGTGGTACTACTCGGTCTCCAACAGAGAAGCTCAACTATTTGCGACTGGGTGTGGATACTACAGTTACGACGAATGCTACGAGGGTATCGTGGCAAACACACCGAGACCCAGTGATACTGCTCGGGTATTCTGTTGCCCTTCGACCTCGGCGACATCGCAGATGTGTTCgaaataa